The Verrucomicrobiota bacterium genome includes a region encoding these proteins:
- a CDS encoding glycosyltransferase family 10 — MKIGAYFFYLTFTESRILESPSSENGEDDIYSFYYLASRLKEMGHEIKLIKDDEIEGFDALFFYDTPPLFSRIYRKLYRRQDIPAYLFINENPAVKPLNWMTIIHRPFKKVFLWNKDWVNNKKYFYWCHSFKPREIINPIPFEKKKLTCIINHQKYSPHPYELFSERTRAVRWFEQNEPNDFELWGDRWDRIYFRGILSPLNPKLRVFYRDHLNFMKVKSFPSWKGRAPEKYTVLREHRFCICMENADFPWYVTEKMYDAIYCGCVPVFKGCKEVYDFFPKEVFWNLDEFNGYGDLYDQMKKYTAQDYLSFLESAQTFLHSQKIKLRDPESFVTIFNEHILSESKI, encoded by the coding sequence ATGAAAATAGGGGCTTATTTCTTTTATCTTACCTTCACGGAAAGCCGTATACTAGAAAGTCCATCCAGTGAAAACGGGGAAGACGATATCTATTCATTCTATTACCTTGCGAGTAGACTAAAGGAAATGGGGCATGAGATAAAACTAATTAAAGATGATGAGATTGAAGGCTTTGACGCTCTATTCTTTTACGATACGCCACCACTTTTTTCTAGAATCTATAGAAAGTTGTACAGAAGGCAGGACATTCCTGCTTATCTTTTTATCAATGAAAATCCAGCTGTAAAACCTCTGAACTGGATGACAATCATACATCGCCCCTTCAAAAAAGTATTCTTATGGAATAAAGACTGGGTGAATAACAAAAAATATTTTTATTGGTGTCATTCCTTTAAACCCAGAGAAATTATTAATCCTATTCCGTTTGAAAAGAAAAAACTCACTTGTATTATCAATCATCAAAAATACAGTCCTCATCCTTACGAACTCTTTTCTGAAAGAACTCGAGCTGTTCGATGGTTTGAGCAAAACGAACCTAATGACTTTGAACTCTGGGGTGACAGATGGGATCGGATTTATTTTAGAGGAATTCTTTCTCCTCTAAATCCAAAGTTAAGAGTATTTTACCGAGATCACCTTAATTTTATGAAAGTAAAATCTTTTCCATCATGGAAAGGGAGAGCTCCAGAAAAATATACCGTACTCAGAGAACATAGGTTTTGTATTTGCATGGAAAACGCCGATTTTCCGTGGTATGTGACTGAAAAAATGTATGATGCCATTTATTGTGGCTGTGTGCCCGTTTTCAAAGGGTGTAAGGAAGTCTATGACTTTTTTCCAAAGGAAGTCTTTTGGAATTTAGATGAATTTAATGGATACGGCGATTTGTATGACCAAATGAAAAAATACACTGCCCAAGATTATCTCTCATTTTTAGAATCTGCCCAAACCTTTCTACACAGTCAAAAAATCAAATTACGCGACCCTGAAAGCTTTGTCACAATATTTAATGAACATATCCTATCGGAATCAAAGATATGA
- a CDS encoding NAD-dependent epimerase/dehydratase has protein sequence MKILITGGAGYLGSVLTPHLLQNGHQVTVLDNFLFGQSSLLDCCHHENFSIIRGDCRAENILKDVIRKYDVIIPLAAIVGAPLCNADKLAAQTVNQDAVEMICRLVSKEQRILMPVTNSGYGIGEKGKHCTEESPLRPLSLYGVTKVKAEEAVLSRENSMTFRLATVFGTSPRMRLDLLVNDFVYRAVHDRALVIFEGHFKRNFIHIRDVARVFSHGLNNFESMKGKPYNVGLDDANLSKLELCAEIKKQLPGFVYLEAPIGEDPDKRDYIVSNARLEATGFKPEWGLQRGITELMKCYQMIRNTRYSNV, from the coding sequence ATGAAAATACTCATTACAGGCGGAGCAGGCTATCTTGGATCAGTACTCACCCCCCATTTATTGCAAAATGGCCATCAAGTAACCGTGCTCGATAACTTCTTATTCGGACAAAGCAGTCTCTTGGACTGTTGTCATCATGAAAACTTTTCAATTATTCGCGGCGATTGTCGGGCCGAAAATATATTGAAAGATGTCATCCGAAAATATGATGTGATTATTCCCCTCGCGGCTATCGTCGGAGCACCTTTGTGTAATGCCGATAAACTGGCTGCACAAACAGTTAATCAGGATGCTGTGGAGATGATTTGCCGCCTTGTCAGCAAGGAACAAAGAATCCTCATGCCAGTGACTAATAGCGGATATGGAATCGGAGAAAAGGGGAAACATTGCACGGAAGAATCTCCCTTAAGGCCCCTATCACTTTACGGGGTTACCAAGGTAAAAGCTGAAGAGGCCGTCTTATCCCGTGAAAATAGCATGACATTCCGGCTCGCGACTGTCTTTGGTACTTCTCCGCGTATGCGTCTTGATTTGTTAGTAAATGATTTTGTTTATCGCGCAGTACATGACAGGGCTTTAGTTATTTTTGAAGGTCATTTTAAACGGAATTTCATTCATATTCGAGATGTGGCAAGAGTCTTCAGCCATGGTCTGAACAATTTTGAGTCAATGAAAGGTAAACCTTACAATGTGGGACTCGATGATGCGAACCTTTCCAAACTCGAACTCTGTGCGGAAATCAAGAAGCAGCTTCCCGGCTTTGTTTATCTGGAGGCTCCCATCGGGGAAGATCCGGATAAACGCGATTATATTGTTTCAAACGCCCGTTTGGAGGCGACAGGATTCAAGCCGGAATGGGGATTACAACGAGGCATTACTGAGCTCATGAAGTGTTATCAGATGATCAGGAATACAAGATATTCAAATGTCTAA
- a CDS encoding YfhO family protein, whose translation MGAQTGFFFAVSWIPVIFWTLERLLQKASVKNLLIWGICLGLFLLQTHFQTIYYTALLCVPYTLLRLWMMWKDSATEKFPAPEFPSRTLIALAVGGVLALLIASPQLAASYQLKETTSRGTGMTYEESSFYGSLPPEELIGYYLPGVFGDWTNSREFFEKPNLIAPHYWGRMNLRLGTDHMGIIAFLLAAVGFWWARKNRLVLLFGILSVILTLTAFGKYFFLHWIFFEIIPLYSSFRAPARFMIFVTFFIAILAGFGLDAIAKASREELKKQFTLITGIAVSLLSIALLFFGFVYVSDTYFAKAPNFKGIFDEITLMQIAPSLARAESINTLTSYWILAFLFTGFITVSLLFFIDQIRKSKEKGDSTLQSKFVWAIVVISAFELIPFAKLYTRTISTDNIYYRRDAVTDFLVQKKNEGEIFRIFSQTSFEQFLPNKNILFGIESATGYQATIDSRYMEVLSLMGRSANVFNLLNVRYLLFSGNVRLPEQFAPVASAPEKDLVVFENKQVLPRFYVVEKYAVEPDPMRRLQLILSVEVVEGRKIILEENPPQADRLRDPRDEEISTSQKLASKSSGNESLAVIHYTPDFIELKVSNSNTSKLLFIGNTRSPGWHAHVDGSPRKLLRANHAFQAIQIPEGNSTIILQYRNKLLESLWILGWGILIVSIVLLIILSIKKESNNV comes from the coding sequence TTGGGGGCTCAAACAGGATTCTTCTTTGCTGTTTCATGGATACCCGTCATTTTCTGGACATTGGAGAGACTGCTCCAGAAAGCATCGGTCAAAAATCTCCTGATTTGGGGTATTTGCCTCGGGCTGTTTCTGCTCCAGACCCATTTCCAAACTATTTATTATACGGCTCTCCTGTGTGTACCATACACCCTGCTTAGACTCTGGATGATGTGGAAAGATTCCGCCACCGAAAAATTTCCGGCTCCAGAATTTCCTTCACGCACTCTGATCGCTTTGGCCGTCGGTGGAGTTCTCGCCCTCCTTATCGCCTCCCCTCAATTAGCTGCATCTTATCAACTCAAAGAGACAACTTCCCGCGGCACAGGAATGACTTATGAGGAATCCTCATTCTACGGCTCTCTCCCCCCCGAAGAACTCATCGGTTACTATCTACCCGGTGTCTTCGGAGATTGGACAAATTCCCGTGAATTTTTTGAGAAACCCAACCTTATTGCCCCCCATTATTGGGGTCGGATGAACCTCCGACTGGGAACCGATCACATGGGAATCATCGCTTTCTTACTGGCTGCTGTCGGATTTTGGTGGGCTCGGAAAAACCGTCTCGTGCTCCTTTTTGGTATTCTTTCGGTGATCCTGACATTGACCGCCTTTGGAAAATATTTTTTTCTTCACTGGATTTTCTTTGAAATCATTCCTCTCTATTCCTCATTTCGTGCCCCTGCGCGATTCATGATCTTCGTGACTTTCTTCATCGCCATCCTAGCCGGATTTGGTCTGGATGCGATCGCTAAAGCCTCACGGGAGGAACTCAAAAAGCAATTCACTCTCATCACGGGGATAGCCGTATCACTTCTATCCATCGCCTTGTTATTCTTTGGATTTGTCTATGTAAGCGATACATACTTTGCTAAAGCACCAAACTTTAAGGGCATCTTTGACGAGATAACCCTGATGCAAATTGCACCATCTCTGGCCAGGGCCGAATCTATTAATACACTGACCTCTTACTGGATTTTAGCATTTCTTTTCACGGGTTTTATTACTGTTTCCCTACTCTTTTTTATTGATCAAATTCGTAAGTCTAAAGAAAAAGGAGACTCGACACTACAATCCAAATTTGTCTGGGCCATTGTCGTAATTTCTGCTTTCGAGCTAATTCCCTTTGCCAAACTCTACACTCGGACGATTTCCACTGATAATATTTACTATCGTCGAGATGCTGTGACAGATTTCCTTGTTCAAAAGAAAAATGAAGGCGAGATTTTCCGTATCTTCAGCCAAACAAGTTTTGAGCAATTTCTTCCGAATAAAAATATTCTCTTTGGGATCGAATCCGCCACAGGTTACCAAGCCACAATCGACAGCCGTTATATGGAAGTGCTGAGTCTGATGGGAAGGTCTGCAAACGTTTTTAACCTTTTGAATGTCCGTTATCTGCTCTTTTCGGGGAATGTTCGCCTGCCTGAGCAATTTGCCCCGGTGGCCAGCGCACCCGAAAAGGATCTCGTTGTTTTTGAAAACAAACAGGTACTTCCGCGTTTTTATGTGGTGGAAAAATATGCGGTTGAGCCTGATCCCATGCGCCGCCTTCAATTGATCCTTTCAGTGGAAGTCGTCGAAGGACGAAAGATTATTCTAGAAGAAAATCCACCTCAGGCTGATAGATTACGTGATCCGAGAGATGAAGAGATCAGTACCTCCCAGAAGCTCGCCTCCAAATCATCGGGCAATGAATCTCTTGCCGTCATTCACTACACACCCGACTTTATCGAATTGAAAGTATCAAACTCCAACACAAGCAAATTGCTTTTTATCGGAAATACCCGGTCCCCGGGCTGGCATGCGCACGTCGACGGCTCCCCGAGAAAATTACTCCGGGCCAACCACGCTTTTCAGGCCATTCAAATTCCCGAGGGTAACAGCACGATTATTCTACAATACCGGAATAAATTACTCGAATCTTTATGGATACTCGGGTGGGGCATATTAATCGTATCAATTGTCTTATTGATTATTCTTTCCATCAAAAAAGAATCCAATAATGTCTAG
- a CDS encoding FkbM family methyltransferase, with amino-acid sequence MQKFLNLVIAKLNKTYFLHFVLRTLKIKDILNFILLHCPIKWRIHKKQFVYIYTLESFYTAHEIFNLNTYPLPVGTIINTILDLGSNEGLFCCFATSYSTEQLTGLAIDGNASLKDRIEKNFKANNISAVKFIPGIIGSPDKKGQIGDFFISPYHTSSSVRSVHDTSKPGKGRFKRIQSSYLNVLELWKREMGTKSIDLLKIDIEGTENEFLKNENDILAITNMIVCEVHSYLVDNQETRQLIQNAGFKIIIDFDNDPQTSIIIAQRKR; translated from the coding sequence ATGCAAAAGTTTTTAAATCTGGTTATAGCAAAACTAAACAAGACTTATTTTTTACATTTCGTACTCCGAACTTTAAAAATTAAAGATATTCTTAATTTCATCCTGTTACACTGCCCTATTAAGTGGAGGATACATAAAAAACAATTTGTCTATATATACACATTGGAATCATTTTATACCGCACATGAAATCTTTAACCTGAATACCTATCCACTACCAGTTGGTACAATCATTAATACCATTCTTGATTTAGGAAGTAATGAAGGTTTATTCTGTTGTTTTGCCACATCTTACTCTACTGAGCAACTCACCGGTCTTGCAATTGATGGAAATGCCAGCCTGAAGGATAGGATAGAAAAGAACTTTAAGGCCAATAATATTTCGGCAGTAAAGTTTATTCCAGGAATTATTGGTTCTCCTGATAAAAAAGGCCAGATAGGTGACTTTTTCATCAGCCCTTATCATACATCTTCATCTGTCAGGTCTGTCCATGACACTAGCAAGCCCGGAAAAGGAAGGTTTAAAAGAATACAGTCTTCCTATCTGAATGTTCTAGAGTTATGGAAAAGAGAAATGGGCACAAAAAGCATAGATTTATTAAAAATTGATATAGAAGGAACTGAAAATGAATTTTTGAAGAATGAAAATGATATACTTGCGATAACGAATATGATTGTTTGCGAAGTACATTCATATCTCGTGGACAATCAAGAAACACGACAATTGATTCAAAATGCAGGGTTTAAAATTATCATCGACTTTGACAACGATCCGCAAACATCCATCATCATTGCACAACGTAAAAGATAA
- a CDS encoding DegT/DnrJ/EryC1/StrS aminotransferase family protein, with protein MFKHGSWPLMRNNILREDLDAVIEHLKADDPILTQGENVRAFEKEWSEWLGVKYSLFVNSGSSANLLTIAALKHLYGGGEVIVPTLTWVSDISSIIHCGFDPVFVDIDMKNLGMDVEQIIQKVTSRTKAVFLTHVLGYNALNQKLLDFLKERNILLLEDVCESHGATFNGQKLGSYGFASNFSFYYAHHLSTIEGGMICTNDESFYQTVRLLRSHGMVREATSQDIKEDYKKRFPDLNPDFIFAYPAYNVRSTELNAIIGRKQLPRLDANNQKRSLHLKIFLDGLNSEKYITDFDQQGSSNYAFTLVLKKADPQFRDRLEEQMRSWKVEFRRGTAGGGNQLRQPYIRQLYPDIEPTDFPNVDHIHFYGYYIGNYPALDLEDVKTLCHKLNTV; from the coding sequence ATGTTTAAACATGGTTCATGGCCTCTGATGCGCAACAATATCCTCCGTGAGGATTTGGATGCGGTAATCGAACATCTCAAAGCGGATGATCCTATTCTGACACAAGGTGAAAATGTAAGGGCATTCGAAAAGGAATGGTCTGAATGGTTGGGGGTCAAATATAGTCTTTTTGTTAATTCTGGTTCATCCGCCAACCTCCTTACAATTGCTGCATTAAAGCATTTGTATGGGGGGGGAGAGGTGATTGTTCCCACTTTAACCTGGGTTTCGGATATATCATCGATTATCCATTGCGGATTTGACCCTGTCTTTGTGGATATTGACATGAAAAATCTGGGGATGGATGTAGAGCAAATTATTCAAAAAGTCACTTCTCGTACGAAAGCGGTTTTTTTAACTCATGTGCTCGGGTATAATGCGCTGAATCAAAAGCTTCTGGATTTCTTAAAAGAACGAAATATTCTCCTGCTTGAAGACGTCTGTGAATCCCACGGAGCGACATTTAATGGGCAAAAACTAGGTAGTTACGGGTTTGCTTCAAATTTTTCTTTCTACTACGCACATCATCTCAGCACCATTGAGGGGGGGATGATTTGTACAAATGATGAGTCCTTTTATCAAACAGTCCGCCTGCTCCGTTCCCACGGAATGGTCAGAGAAGCGACATCACAGGATATAAAAGAAGATTATAAGAAGCGGTTTCCTGACTTAAACCCAGATTTTATCTTTGCTTATCCGGCTTATAATGTCCGCAGCACGGAGTTGAATGCTATTATCGGAAGAAAGCAACTCCCTCGTTTAGATGCTAATAACCAGAAAAGGTCATTGCATTTAAAAATATTTTTAGATGGCCTGAATTCAGAAAAATATATTACAGACTTTGACCAACAAGGAAGCTCAAACTACGCTTTTACTCTCGTTCTAAAAAAAGCGGATCCACAGTTCAGAGATCGACTTGAAGAGCAAATGAGGTCATGGAAAGTAGAGTTTAGGAGAGGGACAGCCGGTGGAGGAAATCAATTAAGACAACCTTATATCCGCCAGCTCTACCCGGATATAGAGCCGACAGATTTCCCCAATGTTGATCATATTCATTTTTATGGGTATTATATAGGGAACTACCCTGCTTTGGATTTAGAGGATGTCAAAACACTTTGTCATAAACTTAATACAGTATAG
- a CDS encoding sugar phosphate nucleotidyltransferase codes for MSKSLEPPVCVILAGGLGTRIRSILPDIPKPLAIFEGKPFIEWVIRFLAKQGIREFIISAGYKGEMIADYFTHSKIPKIRIDVVIESTPRGTAGGFLEAYRSIPYSTNKYLIVNSDSLVLTELQHLWKYQKPYTASILAVFQQDASSFGTLEFDEKMNLTQFKEKMPGTGYINAGIYCFSQESISRFSEGATLSFEKDIFPNLIERKEPIKVIKSEAPFLDMGTPDSFAQANSFINENMNWFLD; via the coding sequence ATGTCTAAGAGCCTAGAGCCACCGGTTTGCGTGATTCTGGCCGGCGGTCTGGGGACGCGTATCCGATCTATCTTGCCAGACATCCCAAAACCCTTGGCTATCTTTGAGGGAAAACCATTTATTGAATGGGTGATACGATTCTTGGCCAAGCAGGGGATCAGGGAATTCATCATATCCGCAGGATATAAAGGTGAGATGATTGCCGACTATTTCACTCATTCCAAAATTCCTAAGATCAGGATTGATGTTGTCATTGAGAGCACCCCGAGGGGAACTGCAGGAGGTTTTTTAGAGGCCTATCGCTCTATCCCTTACTCCACTAATAAATATCTGATTGTCAATTCGGACTCACTTGTTTTAACGGAACTGCAACACCTCTGGAAATATCAAAAGCCTTATACCGCAAGCATTTTGGCAGTATTCCAACAAGACGCATCCTCATTTGGCACATTGGAATTTGATGAAAAAATGAATTTAACCCAGTTCAAAGAAAAAATGCCGGGTACTGGATATATCAATGCTGGAATTTATTGTTTTTCCCAAGAATCCATTTCCCGTTTTTCCGAGGGGGCAACGCTCAGCTTTGAAAAAGATATATTTCCAAATCTCATTGAAAGGAAAGAGCCTATTAAAGTTATAAAGAGCGAGGCACCATTTCTCGACATGGGCACTCCCGACTCATTTGCTCAGGCCAATTCGTTTATTAACGAGAATATGAATTGGTTTTTAGATTAA
- a CDS encoding thiamine pyrophosphate-dependent enzyme, producing MNTLTKQELIDFETDIANEFNQSKIRAPIHLYYGNEDEIIKVFKCVNPEDWIMCSWRSHYQCLLKGVPSELVKQEIIRGHSISLCFPEYRILSSAIVGGIVPIAVGVAMSIKRKNESNHVYCFMGEMTSETGIAHESIKYSQQHDLPITFIIEDNEKSVCTNTRDVWNMTELSYESREHPKVLYYKYQTKYPHAGAGVRVQF from the coding sequence GTGAATACATTAACAAAACAAGAATTAATAGACTTTGAAACAGATATAGCCAATGAATTTAATCAGTCTAAAATTCGTGCGCCGATTCATTTATATTACGGAAATGAAGATGAAATAATAAAAGTTTTTAAGTGTGTGAATCCAGAAGACTGGATTATGTGCTCATGGCGTAGCCATTACCAATGTTTATTAAAGGGGGTTCCCTCGGAATTAGTAAAACAGGAAATCATAAGGGGACATTCAATCTCCCTTTGTTTTCCGGAATACCGAATATTGTCTTCAGCAATTGTTGGTGGGATCGTCCCAATTGCTGTTGGAGTAGCTATGTCCATTAAAAGGAAAAATGAATCCAATCATGTTTATTGTTTTATGGGAGAAATGACATCGGAAACCGGAATCGCCCATGAATCGATTAAATATAGCCAACAACATGATTTACCAATCACATTTATTATTGAGGACAATGAGAAATCCGTTTGTACGAATACGAGGGATGTATGGAATATGACAGAGCTGAGTTATGAGTCCAGAGAGCATCCAAAGGTTCTCTACTATAAATATCAAACCAAATACCCACACGCAGGGGCGGGGGTTAGGGTTCAATTTTAA
- a CDS encoding radical SAM protein, which yields MNKQLDVLFVSADSSLKAYQDLSKDFAAIEPPTWALLLAQSCRSVGLGVAIIDCTAERLTMQQAVTRIEECNPRLVCFVVYGQNPNSGTTNMTGALALSHLLKEQNASFKTCFVGSHTSALPKEVLSYPWVDFILLNEGVYALRNLLQTNLSDHLEKVKGIGFKRGNELILNDPEQIVPQNRMDIDLPGYAWDLLPYREKPLDLYRSHFWHANFDHEIRTPFAAIYTSLGCRFKCDFCMINIVNRVDNTDGIVSANSTGMRFWSPELMLAEFEKLASLGVSTIRISDEMFFLNKNYFEPLVDGIIDRGLNLHMWAYSRVDTVRSQYLEKFRKAGILWLALGVEAGSQTVRREVSKGSFEDVDIREVIKTVRNSDINVISNFIFGFPDDTLDTMNQTLDLALELCTEMANMYPCMALPGSPLHNIAKDRGWKLPDTHEGYGFLSYECEPLPTKYLSAADVLKFRDEAWQKYFTYPKFLELINTRFGALQRKNVEEMTKIKLKRKLLGD from the coding sequence ATGAATAAACAACTCGATGTACTCTTTGTGAGTGCGGACTCCTCGCTCAAGGCCTATCAGGATTTAAGTAAAGATTTTGCAGCCATTGAGCCGCCGACTTGGGCTTTGTTGCTTGCTCAAAGTTGTCGATCTGTAGGGTTAGGCGTAGCAATTATCGATTGTACGGCCGAGCGATTAACGATGCAACAAGCAGTAACAAGGATTGAAGAATGTAATCCTCGTTTAGTTTGTTTTGTTGTTTACGGACAGAATCCGAATTCGGGGACAACGAATATGACGGGTGCACTGGCCTTATCTCACTTGCTTAAAGAACAAAATGCTTCATTCAAAACTTGTTTTGTAGGTTCACATACCAGCGCATTACCAAAAGAGGTTCTCTCTTATCCATGGGTAGATTTTATCCTTTTGAATGAAGGGGTTTATGCCCTTCGAAATCTCCTGCAGACAAATCTTTCCGACCATTTAGAAAAGGTAAAAGGGATCGGTTTTAAGCGGGGCAATGAATTAATCCTCAATGATCCCGAACAGATTGTTCCGCAAAATCGAATGGATATTGATTTGCCAGGTTACGCATGGGATTTATTACCTTATCGTGAAAAGCCCTTGGATCTATACCGCTCACACTTTTGGCATGCGAATTTTGACCACGAAATCAGGACCCCTTTTGCAGCGATTTATACATCTCTGGGTTGTCGTTTTAAGTGCGACTTTTGTATGATCAATATCGTTAACCGTGTGGATAATACCGATGGGATTGTTTCAGCAAATTCCACAGGTATGCGTTTTTGGTCGCCGGAGCTCATGTTGGCGGAATTCGAGAAATTGGCGTCTCTAGGCGTGAGCACAATTCGTATTTCTGATGAAATGTTTTTTTTGAATAAAAACTATTTTGAACCTTTGGTGGATGGTATTATAGACCGTGGCTTGAATCTACACATGTGGGCGTATTCACGGGTTGATACGGTTAGGTCACAATATTTGGAGAAATTCAGAAAAGCGGGTATCCTATGGCTTGCTTTAGGTGTCGAGGCGGGAAGTCAGACGGTTCGTCGTGAAGTGTCCAAAGGGTCTTTTGAAGATGTAGATATCCGGGAAGTGATCAAAACAGTACGAAATTCTGATATTAATGTGATCTCAAATTTTATTTTCGGCTTTCCTGACGATACCTTGGATACAATGAATCAAACATTGGATTTAGCTTTGGAGCTTTGTACGGAAATGGCCAATATGTATCCGTGTATGGCTTTACCGGGCAGTCCCCTTCATAATATAGCCAAAGACCGCGGCTGGAAATTACCTGATACACATGAAGGTTACGGCTTTTTGTCCTATGAATGCGAACCCTTACCGACAAAATATCTTTCTGCCGCCGATGTTTTAAAGTTTCGCGATGAGGCATGGCAAAAATACTTCACCTATCCAAAGTTTCTAGAGTTGATTAATACCCGTTTCGGGGCATTGCAGCGAAAAAATGTTGAAGAAATGACAAAAATCAAGCTCAAGAGAAAACTCTTAGGCGATTAA
- a CDS encoding kinase translates to MIITRTPFRVSFLGGGTDYPQWYKSNGGAVLSTTIDKYCYLSCRYLPPFFEHKYRIVYSKIEDCLKASDIKHPVVRVLLEQMKISEGIELHHDGDLPARSGMGSSSAFTVGLINVLSALNAKMISKRELAQQAIHLEQELLKENVGSQDQISAAYGGLNLIQFLPNGDFTVQPVILPSKRMQEIEDHCLLFYTGIKRIASQVAGQYISTLHDKESYLKILHGLVFSGIEVLKNGGNILDFGELLHQAWTAKKSINNCITTSYVDEIYDKALKYGAIGGKLLGAGGGGFLLIFAHPEKHEKIKRALGDLLHVPFKFETEGSKILFYE, encoded by the coding sequence ATGATTATTACAAGGACGCCCTTCCGTGTATCATTTTTGGGCGGAGGAACAGATTATCCTCAATGGTATAAAAGCAATGGGGGTGCTGTATTATCAACGACAATTGACAAGTATTGTTATCTATCCTGCCGGTATTTACCTCCATTTTTTGAACATAAGTACAGGATAGTTTATTCAAAAATAGAGGATTGTTTGAAGGCTTCAGATATCAAGCATCCTGTTGTCCGTGTTTTACTCGAGCAAATGAAAATTTCAGAAGGAATTGAACTGCATCACGATGGGGATTTGCCTGCGCGGAGCGGGATGGGTTCGAGTTCAGCCTTTACCGTTGGATTAATCAATGTTTTGAGTGCTTTGAATGCAAAAATGATTTCTAAAAGAGAGTTGGCACAACAAGCTATTCATCTGGAACAGGAACTTCTCAAAGAAAATGTGGGTTCCCAAGATCAAATCAGTGCCGCATACGGGGGGTTAAACTTGATTCAATTCTTGCCAAACGGGGATTTTACGGTTCAGCCCGTCATATTACCCTCGAAGAGAATGCAGGAAATCGAAGACCACTGTTTATTGTTTTATACAGGGATAAAACGAATAGCCTCACAAGTCGCTGGACAATATATTTCCACATTGCATGACAAGGAGAGTTATCTGAAAATACTACATGGCCTGGTTTTTAGTGGTATAGAGGTTTTAAAAAATGGGGGAAATATCCTTGATTTTGGGGAATTACTCCATCAAGCTTGGACGGCAAAAAAGAGTATTAATAATTGTATTACAACTTCTTATGTGGATGAAATCTATGATAAAGCCCTTAAGTATGGAGCTATTGGAGGAAAACTTCTAGGAGCGGGGGGAGGAGGGTTTCTTTTGATATTTGCCCACCCTGAAAAACATGAAAAAATAAAAAGAGCCCTCGGCGACCTTCTCCATGTGCCTTTTAAATTTGAAACAGAAGGTAGTAAGATACTATTTTATGAGTAA